Proteins encoded in a region of the Pseudothermotoga elfii DSM 9442 = NBRC 107921 genome:
- a CDS encoding MFS transporter encodes MLNSCVLEALIYSIMACSTLMSQYFTITGFSPSQIGLLMALMPLTAVYGNYIYFSLVDRFSTIKIIRIFSISAVLSSWLLYISEGFVMKFLFMAVLAFFQASFLPLVESAMIDLSEKYAFSYNKIRIFGSIGYAVAAFLIGQLVRLGFEWLFIVLSVIFVLINLLIRKINIKTEKAEKNRKFGKVPSPFLFLFIMVTIAIGFNLFNSNFLPVFVKHRNYNVSIVGTTLSLMALSEVPFLMSAEKIRKKISSKFLFLTGILIIGVRLILVPMSWSTGSMVLIQMLHGWTFIVVYYSTIFIMREALKGQTLRSAQTLFWIALQGVGPLLGSTMGGIVVDSIGISNTYITFGAICLVTSAVYSSYFIKKL; translated from the coding sequence ATGTTAAACTCATGCGTTCTTGAGGCACTTATCTATTCTATTATGGCGTGTTCAACGTTGATGAGCCAGTATTTTACTATAACAGGTTTTTCGCCTTCACAGATAGGTCTTTTGATGGCGTTAATGCCGTTAACTGCTGTCTACGGAAACTACATATACTTTTCTCTGGTAGATAGATTTTCAACGATAAAAATAATAAGGATTTTTTCAATATCCGCTGTACTTTCCTCCTGGTTGCTTTATATATCAGAAGGATTCGTCATGAAATTTCTTTTCATGGCTGTGCTTGCATTTTTCCAAGCTTCATTTTTACCTTTGGTCGAATCAGCCATGATTGATCTTTCGGAAAAATATGCTTTTTCATACAACAAGATAAGAATCTTTGGTTCTATTGGATACGCAGTAGCAGCATTTTTAATAGGCCAGTTAGTTAGATTGGGGTTTGAATGGCTTTTCATTGTCCTGTCTGTCATTTTTGTACTTATAAATTTGCTAATACGAAAAATCAATATAAAAACTGAAAAGGCCGAAAAAAATCGAAAATTTGGGAAAGTACCCTCGCCTTTTCTGTTCCTCTTCATTATGGTAACAATTGCTATCGGTTTTAATCTATTCAACAGCAATTTTTTACCGGTTTTTGTAAAACACAGAAACTACAATGTGTCAATTGTTGGAACAACCTTGTCTTTAATGGCATTGAGCGAAGTCCCTTTTCTGATGTCCGCAGAAAAAATCAGAAAGAAAATTTCGAGTAAATTTCTCTTTCTTACAGGTATTTTGATAATTGGTGTAAGACTTATTCTCGTACCTATGAGCTGGTCCACCGGAAGCATGGTTTTAATCCAGATGCTTCACGGCTGGACATTTATTGTGGTTTACTATTCAACTATTTTCATCATGAGGGAAGCCTTAAAAGGTCAAACATTGAGATCAGCACAAACACTTTTCTGGATAGCTCTTCAAGGAGTGGGGCCGCTGCTTGGTTCTACGATGGGCGGCATTGTAGTCGACAGCATAGGCATTTCAAACACGTACATAACATTTGGCGCAATTTGCTTGGTTACAAGCGCCGTTTATTCCTCTTATTTTATAAAAAAACTTTGA
- a CDS encoding carbohydrate ABC transporter permease, with protein MRFFIYAILIIFMVLSLFPTFLMFFTAFVPEGDLFNRTIEKTITDFELPKAILLSKVRPVKTTINLIKEGENSFLRIDASKDFSGIAPSMGSSDINKVKFVELRLRNEESIRLRVGFKDIKDRVDYCIVRDIPASREWQNLRFEIKPGDLSLDTFHISQLRIETLGDGWVDIDDVKLVNRYPTFYNFVKVLRDDYFGRYLLNSAIVSTGSVVGNLFFCSMVAYAFARKNFRFKELLFSLILGTMMIPPQVTIIPTFILMKKLGFIDTYWALILPNLVTPFGIFLMRQYIEQLPVELDQAAFVDGATDFQIFRYIILPLSKPALSVLGINTFVLTWNDVFYPLILTTSREMRTVQIGLALYQKLNVFTWPSLMAASAIAGLPIILMFLIFEKRIISGILEGAIKS; from the coding sequence ATGAGATTTTTTATTTATGCGATTCTAATTATCTTTATGGTGTTATCGCTTTTCCCCACGTTTTTAATGTTTTTTACGGCTTTCGTTCCCGAAGGTGATTTGTTTAACAGGACAATTGAAAAGACCATCACAGATTTTGAGTTGCCGAAGGCAATTCTGCTGAGTAAGGTCAGACCTGTAAAAACGACTATAAATTTAATAAAAGAAGGTGAGAATAGTTTTTTGAGAATAGACGCTTCGAAGGATTTTTCCGGTATAGCACCATCGATGGGCTCTTCAGATATAAATAAAGTCAAATTCGTCGAATTGAGGTTAAGAAATGAAGAATCTATTCGTCTAAGAGTAGGCTTCAAAGATATAAAAGACAGGGTAGATTATTGTATAGTGAGGGATATCCCGGCATCCAGAGAATGGCAAAATCTCAGATTCGAAATTAAGCCAGGCGATCTTTCTCTGGATACATTTCACATTTCTCAGTTAAGAATTGAGACACTGGGAGATGGTTGGGTTGATATAGATGATGTAAAGCTTGTGAACAGATATCCCACATTCTATAATTTCGTTAAAGTTCTCAGGGATGATTACTTTGGAAGATATTTGCTCAACAGCGCTATTGTCTCGACGGGCTCTGTGGTGGGGAATTTGTTTTTCTGCTCAATGGTGGCCTATGCCTTTGCAAGGAAAAATTTCAGATTCAAAGAACTTCTTTTTTCTTTGATTCTCGGAACGATGATGATTCCACCGCAGGTAACGATCATTCCTACTTTCATATTGATGAAAAAACTTGGCTTCATAGATACTTACTGGGCTCTGATTTTGCCGAATCTGGTAACACCATTTGGCATTTTTCTTATGAGACAGTATATCGAACAGCTGCCAGTTGAATTGGATCAGGCTGCATTTGTAGATGGAGCAACCGATTTTCAGATTTTTCGCTATATCATATTACCTTTGAGTAAGCCAGCCCTTTCGGTACTTGGTATAAACACTTTTGTCTTGACCTGGAATGATGTTTTTTATCCACTAATTTTGACCACATCCCGAGAAATGCGGACTGTGCAGATAGGGCTCGCACTCTATCAAAAATTAAACGTTTTCACATGGCCGTCATTAATGGCGGCGTCTGCTATAGCAGGATTGCCTATAATTCTGATGTTTTTGATCTTTGAAAAGAGAATCATATCTGGTATCCTTGAAGGAGCAATAAAAAGCTGA